One stretch of Ipomoea triloba cultivar NCNSP0323 chromosome 8, ASM357664v1 DNA includes these proteins:
- the LOC116027757 gene encoding polyadenylate-binding protein-interacting protein 11-like — MAVVDNGSQGAVVNGAGAGGDQNHHQDQPKNDGNNNNNLVVDSDGLYMKVHSFQSHLSSNNHQFSSQVPQPLDDHQSMKNGEVEANDDEEDDDGGEEAFNSEMRELEEMFSKLNPMAEEFVPLSLAKNGGLFPNNTNPGRRKRSYNQGKRRMNARTSLAQREEVIRRTVYVSDIDHQITEEQLAALFLSCGQVVDCRVCGDPKSILRFAFIEFTDEEGAHAALSLSGTVLGYYPLRVLPSKTAIAPVNPTFLPRTEDEREMCARTVYCTNIDKKVSQADVKLFFETICGEVYRLRLLGDYHHSTRIAFVEFAMAESAIAALSCSGVVLGSLPIRVSPSKTPVRPRSPRPQMHGINIASAD, encoded by the exons ATGGCAGTTGTGGATAATGGTTCTCAAGGAGCGGTTGTCaacggcgccggcgccggcggagATCAGAATCATCACCAGGATCAGCCCAAGAACGAcggcaacaacaacaacaatctgGTGGTTGACTCGGATGGTCTATACATGAAGGTCCATTCTTTTCAGTCGCACCTTAGCAGCAACAACCACCAATTCAGTTCTCAGGTGCCGCAGCCGTTGGATGATCATCAATCCATGAAAAATGGAGAAGTGGAGGctaatgatgatgaggaggatGATGATGGTGGAGAGGAGGCTTTCAACAGTGAAATGAGGGAGCTGGAGGAGATGTTCTCCAAATTGAACCCCATGGCAGAAGAATTTGTTCCTCTTTCTCTGGCTAAGAATGGTGGCCTCTTTCCTAACAATACCAATCCGGGGCgaagg AAGAGGAGCTATAACCAGGGAAAGAGAAGGATGAATGCCAGGACAAGTCTGGCCCAGAGAGAAGAGGTTATCAGGAGGACTGTTTATGTATCTGACATTGATCATCAG ATTACTGAGGAGCAGCTTGCAGCCTTGTTTCTTAGCTGTGGCCAG GTTGTTGACTGCCGTGTATGTGGAGATCCCAAGTCCATCCTTCGCTTTGCTTTTATAGAGTTCACTGATGAGG AGGGTGCACACGCCGCTTTGAGTCTTTCAGGGACTGTGCTTGGATATTACCCTCTGAGGGTGCTGCCTTCCAAAACTGCAATTGCTCCGGTTAACCCCACATTTTTGCCCAGG ACTGAGGATGAAAGGGAGATGTGTGCAAGAACGGTTTATTGCACAAATATTGACAAGAAG GTATCTCAAGCAGATGTCAAGCTCTTTTTTGAAACAATTTGTGGAGAG GTTTATCGTCTGAGGCTGCTTGGAGACTATCACCATTCGACTCGTATTGCCTTTGTTGAATTTGCAATG GCTGAAAGTGCAATTGCTGCTCTCAGCTGTAGTGGTGTGGTTTTGGGTTCACTACCTATCAG GGTAAGCCCGTCAAAGACTCCTGTCCGCCCACGCTCCCCTCGCCCTCAAATGCACGGGATCAACATTGCCAGTGCAGATTGA